The Methylomonas montana genome has a window encoding:
- the gltA gene encoding citrate synthase: protein MTDKKVTLKQDGQDRLIELPVTSGTMGPSVIDIRSLYAQTGHFTYDPGFTSTASCTSKITFIDGDAGILLYRGYPIEQLAEKCDFLEVCYLLLNGDLPNGAEMKGFVTTISQHVMVHEQLSKFYSGFRRDAHPMAVLVGVVGALSAFYHDVMDITSREDRYISAIRLIAKMPTMVAMSYKYSIGMPFIYPKRHLGYAENFMRMMHGDPGEDYVANPVLVRALDRILILHADHEQNASTSTVRLAGSSGANPYACVAAGIACLWGAAHGGANEAVLNMLEEIGDVSKIGEYVARAKDKNDSFRLMGFGHRVYKNYDPRAKLMRQTCHEVLDELNLNDDRLFKLAMELERIALEDSYFVEKKLYPNVDFYSGIVLRALGIPTEMFTAIFALARSVGWIAQWDEMISDPELKIGRPRQLYQGVTTRDVKPISNR, encoded by the coding sequence ATGACTGATAAAAAAGTGACGTTAAAACAAGATGGCCAGGATCGGCTCATCGAATTGCCGGTTACTTCTGGCACCATGGGCCCTTCGGTCATCGATATTCGCTCGCTGTATGCGCAAACCGGTCATTTTACTTACGACCCCGGTTTTACTTCCACCGCCAGCTGTACCTCGAAAATTACCTTCATCGACGGCGATGCCGGCATCCTGCTGTATCGCGGCTATCCTATCGAACAGCTGGCGGAAAAATGCGACTTTCTGGAAGTCTGCTATCTGCTGCTGAACGGCGATTTGCCGAACGGCGCGGAGATGAAAGGCTTCGTTACCACCATCAGTCAGCATGTGATGGTGCACGAGCAACTGAGTAAATTCTACAGCGGATTCCGCCGCGACGCCCATCCGATGGCGGTGCTGGTCGGCGTGGTTGGCGCACTGTCGGCCTTCTATCACGACGTGATGGACATCACCAGTCGGGAAGACCGTTACATTTCGGCGATTCGACTGATCGCCAAAATGCCGACCATGGTGGCGATGAGTTATAAATATAGTATCGGCATGCCGTTTATTTATCCGAAACGCCATTTGGGATACGCCGAAAATTTCATGCGCATGATGCATGGCGATCCCGGCGAGGACTACGTGGCCAACCCGGTATTGGTGCGGGCGCTGGATAGAATCCTGATTTTGCATGCCGACCACGAGCAAAATGCCTCCACCTCGACGGTGCGGTTGGCGGGTTCCAGCGGCGCCAACCCGTATGCGTGCGTGGCGGCGGGTATCGCTTGCCTATGGGGAGCCGCGCATGGCGGCGCCAACGAGGCGGTGTTGAACATGCTGGAAGAAATCGGCGATGTGTCGAAAATCGGCGAATACGTGGCGCGCGCCAAGGATAAAAACGATTCGTTCCGCTTGATGGGCTTCGGGCATCGGGTTTACAAAAACTACGATCCGCGCGCCAAGCTGATGCGGCAAACCTGCCACGAAGTATTGGACGAATTGAATCTGAACGACGACCGCTTGTTCAAGCTGGCAATGGAACTGGAACGCATCGCGCTGGAAGATTCGTATTTCGTCGAGAAAAAACTCTACCCCAACGTCGATTTTTATTCAGGCATCGTGCTGCGGGCGCTGGGCATTCCCACTGAAATGTTCACCGCTATTTTTGCGTTGGCTCGCTCGGTCGGCTGGATCGCGCAATGGGATGAAATGATCTCCGACCCGGAATTGAAAATCGGCCGTCCGCGCCAGCTGTATCAAGGCGTCACCACGCGCGACGTGAAACCGATTTCGAACCGCTAA